In Toxoplasma gondii ME49 chromosome V, whole genome shotgun sequence, the DNA window TCTTCACTCGCCTGCTGCTGGGCAGAGAAAACTGCCGCAGCGGTGCGGTAGGCAGCTGAGCCGGCTTGCGTTTCCAGGTTGGTATCCCTGGCGAGGTCTAGAGTCGGGTCAGCTGTCGTCCATGGGAACAGCGCTCCATTCAGAAGGGAACTCCTCGTCGAACTGGCTGCCGTAGGTACAGCAGCCGACGACGAAACAAGGAGCTGTCCAAAGTCGGAGcctcgagaggaagaaatatTGAGAACGGCATACGGCGCCGGCGCGGCCACAGCAGCACCCAAGGACACCAGGGGGGGGCCGGAAGCGAGGGGGGAGACTGGACTTCCGATGAAGGACCCTTTTTTTGCCGAACTGGCTCCTCTTGAACCCAGAGTGGAAGGCTCCGccgcaagaagaagaaggaaatctTCGAGACCGGACAGGTTGTCTGGGGGGTCGGAGAGGAAAAGTGGGGAACGAAGTGCCGACTCGACTGCCTCCAACGAAGCCTCTGACCTGCTTGGATCGGCGCCAGTCTCCCCTCGGCCGTCCTGCTGCTGCGGAGGCTGAGACAAAATACAAGAGACCTCGAAACCCACGAGGAAGTTGTGAAGCACGCAGAGTTTGTGgggaggcaggagacagcgagacgtGTAGATCCACAGGAGAAACGGGATCAAGCTCCCGAGGAAGCCTCGGACATACTCGACACATTCTGCCCAACTGAGTGTCGTAAACCGACAGCATCTGCACCTCACATGCGTCACTTTAtctgcctctcgctctctgtcttcctcgccgacAGATGGGTCCAGATTCACTCTCCACTCCTCATGTTCAAGCTCCTGTCCGTGGCTTCCGTCGCCGACGATCCTGGCTGCAGGTCCGCCTTCAGCATGCTCCTCGTCGCCTGTGTTTGACAGCCCACCACAGCTGGCGGAAGCGACCTGAGTCAGCAAATCCCTTGCCTCATCGGGGCTTCCCGGCATCGCGGAAACCGTCGCGAaagaagctgcagcagaCTCCAACGCATCAGCTGCAACGCCAACGGACTGTGCCTGGTCACAAAGTCTCCACCAGGAAGCCAGGGCCTGGAAAAACGTGTCCTGATAGTCGGCTGGGGACGCCAGAAtcaggaggagaaaagcagagaaagccgTGGGGCTACTTCGCAACGCGCAGCAGAGGGAAACTGCGCGAGCGAGGCGACCGAGCACTTGTCGCTCCcgccgttttcttcgccaCTGCCTGAGCAGAAGCCGTTGGACTGTTGAGCGAAATGCCTTGGGCGACTTTGCTTTCCTCGGGACGGTGTCACACGCAAGTGAACTGTGAAACTCCCTGGGGCTGCCCGCTCGCGCTCTGTGTCCACcaccttccttcttcgactcCAAATCGTTTTCGTCTACGAAGGTTCCAGAACCACTCGGATGTACCGACACCTCGCCGGGGGAATAGCCAGGCAGATTGTAGGACTGTACTTTTGGCGCAGgcccttctgcttctccgcacTCGGATAAACTGTCGGTCCCGGATTCGTCACTAGATTCTCCAGAAGTCTGCGACCCGAGTTGGAACTCCCGCTCCTGCACCTCTCGACACAGAAATTCTGTTTCCCTCAGGAACCGCATGTGCTCTGTCGGATGATGGAAGATGCAGTGGCTGTAGTCTCCGTGGTCCCGATTCGCGTGGAAATCTCGGGGAGCGGCTGCTTCATCTTCTGCTCCACAGGTGTGTCCTGACATCGGAGACGATCGAGGGAACGAAGAATCCGCCACGAGATGTACGAACCTTTGGTGGAGCTCACTCATCAAGGACGACGCCCGGAGGACGGGATTGTCTCCCGACGGAGCCAGAGCTTCGAACcctcgagaagaagatcgctttccttctgtgCTAGCCGAACCCCCGGCAGGCCCTGACACCGCGTTGCCGAACAGTTGAATTACTGCAACCGaggggaacggagagaacTCACCTTCGCTGGCGTTGTTTTGGCCTACCAGGGCAGATACCAGGGCGGAGGCAAAGGGGAAAAGCAGCCGCAGGAAGGCTCGGATTTCCTCCGGCTGGCCATCGAGAATCGGCAACGTCTCTGCGTTGGTATGAACGCAGTGGCCGCGAATCCTTCCACAATTTTTTCCACACtggacagaaggcgacgcaagCCACGAACAGAACGGACTCGGAGCGTCACCATGTGTGGgtgagggaagagaggagcggTCGATGCTACCCTGGAGCctggtgcatgcatttgaGCACGCCTGTTTCCTGCGATTAGTCTTGTCTGCAGATGGCGCCGGAGAAGTCACGCCGGTACAAGACTCCAGATGATTTTCGGGCGTGTCAGCGACACTAAGCAAGGACGCATCTTGGTCGCCGTTATGAGAGGCGTATGTGCCAAGCCCAGGAACGTGGGGAAACACCGCAGAGTCATGAGGAAACGACGCTTCACAAGAAGGCTCAGGAGATGGAACCGGTGGGTCGGCAGAAGAACGGTCACCAAGGACATTCATGGTGGTGACAGGGCGAAATTGACGAACGGAAAAATCCGTCACAGAAGCACGCCTACTGTTGAGCTACGGTAGGGACTGTGCAGGTGGTTGGTTTTTGCGAGGCAGCGTCACGTGGACCATCGTGTAAAGTGCACTGAGTGTAGTGATATCCAGAGAGTATTTATAAAACCACCAAAAAGACCACCATTCGGATACAAACTGTACAAATGCCTCCGCCACGCCTTTTCAAGGCCACCTGCACACTTGCTGTGGGCTTCTCAGTCCGTAGCATCGTAGGGTCGGATTTTTCTGAAGCATACCTTGGAATCGCTAGGGCGGCTCCACAGCAAACGCTCTGCTCCACCGGGTGTGAACCCGATTTATAGTCTCCACGAGCGAGGGAACAGAAGTAAAAAGAAATACCAGAATGCTGTCGGAAAACGGGCACCCTTAGGGGTCGCAAAGTTGGCGAGTCGATTGCATGGGAATGCAAGAAAACCAGAgggaaaagagggagaaggcggggaGGAGAGGCGGGAAAAAATGCTGTGGCCTTTCTCGTGATATCGGTATTTCCCTGTGCCCACGTGCTTTTTATCCATTGAGCAACAGTCTTCAAAAGGAAATCTTCGCTGGCTCACCGGCTGCCACTCCAGCTGCGGCGCGTGTTTCTCCGGGATACCACTGTGAAGATTGCAGAACGGAAAGTACTCGGGAATTAACACAGCCTAATACATCGAGTCACAGAATTCTGTGTCTACATGAGAATAGGGTAGGACCGGAGCTAATTCACCTATCAAAATAGGTAAAGGGCACGTTCTGCAGCAAGCGAAGCGTAAGCAAACAGGCTTTTTGGGCAAGTAAGGGCCCGTTCGAAGCGTTTTCCGAACATATtggctctctctgtgcgtcttGCCACGGCGTAAATACGCACGAGACAAAGTGCACACAGCGTTTGGCATTCTGCAGctttcgtgcatgcgctcctAGTGGTACAAAGCGCGAACACGGACGGATCCTCTTTTGCGTCGACAAATCCTGAATAACGACGGTGAGCAATTTGGAGGAGACATGCAAATGACCGGTTGTTACTGCCTAACTGCACCTGTCACTCGCAGCGCAGAGGCACTCGGTACCTGTTCCACCGAGAGAGCGTCAGGTACTACAAAGGAACGGCGAAGATTGCCAGCAGTGAAAGACTGAAAAACCCAAGAATCCGTCTCAGAGGAGCGTTTCCGTTCGGTTCTGCTCCGTCTTCCGCGTTCATGATCCCTTGGAAATGGCTCTGATGCGAACTACGCCGTTGCTCCTCTCAATTGGAATCAACTCGCTAGTCTTTCGAGAATCGTGTGCGATCTGAACGCTTTTAGCTGTAATGGCGgctttttctcgtcgcttTTTTCCTAAACCAAGCTCGAAGCCTGGTTATTCCACGTCTAGTAGCAGTTAAGGCTTTTGTCCCGACGGTTGGCTCAACTGCACAGAGCTGACACTGCTCGTCACAAACTTTTCTAACAGCGCTACAGAGCACATCTACCTTACAATCATCACCAGATTTAAGCGGAGAGTCTTTTATAAGGACACGTTTTTTCGATTGACTTGCATTCGCTCTCCAGAACGGACTGACGACAGATATTATGCGTTCAGTGAGGGTAGCGTATGCAGTTTTGGAACAAGGACTGGCTTTTGGAAATGGACTGTGAAGCAGTATGAACTTATTACTGTGAGAAATGTCTGCGTGTAGGACTTCTTTGCTTGATAACATATAGAAATAGCCACCTTCGTTGAGCACAGAGGCGGTTCTCCTCATGAACGCCCATTGTATGCATCGTCATACCAGCGGATAGAGGCAACTGCCTGGGCAGCAGCCTAACCGGGAGCAATGTTGCAAGTGTTTATTAGTGGAAGAAATAATCTGAAAATCGATCAAAACAATTTTGTTGCATTTCGGACATCTAAACTCCGAGCAATATGCAAGTGGCGGGGGGAGGGTGCTGTTGTTTCACGCAGGGCGCCCGTGCGTCCAACAAACAGGTCAAGCAAACACGGGGATGCCATGCTGTTCTCCCTCTGGAGTCATAAAGACAGTTCGCATTGACAAACCGAACGCAAAAGCAAGACAGCACGACATGTACAAAACTGAGCTGCTGGTCATCCCGGAAAATGCAGCGTCCACACCTGGATGCAATCGTGGAAAAAATCTTGCCTACTGGAACGGCTTTCTCGATGGATGTGCGCTCAATAGAGATAGCGGACATAACCGTAAGGCGAGTTCCTGTATCCGTAGTAAGAGCTGTAGTAAGGAAGGGGGACGTGGTAGTAGCCATACCGGCGATGTCCCATGTTCCTAACTTTCCTAGATGCAGCCATGAACTTCGACTGCGCCGCTGCACTTTTATCGACAACTGCCGCACGCCGTGCCTCTTTGAGATATCTGGGATAAGGACTTCCCACGTAGTGCTTTGGGGTATAGTATTCTGCGGGGGAGTAATAATAGCCGTACGGGGCGGGACTGTGGTGGCGACGGTGAGACAAATCTCGCTCCCCTGCAGGAGGCGCAACAGGACTCATTTCCTCCTGGTCATCCACAGTCTGCATGTCATCTTCTTTGAAAGCCTTCTGGTTCACAAGATACCTGGGATAGTAGTGAGAACGGGGATAATACACCGGTGAGGGAAGTACGTAACTGGCGGGGTAGGAGTACCTCCGGTGATGAGACATCTCCCTTGTATCTTCTGGGTCCTCTATAAGGCCATAGTCTCCCGCACTGCTTGCGGAAATTGTGCCTGGTTCTTCCGACCGGATGAGCTCCTCGACGGACACGACCGGATCATCAGCTTGGGCCCAGGACAGCAATTGCGTAGACGCCAATAGCGCTACGCTGCACAGCACACGTGACCTTGTCATTTTATGTAGAGTTACGTTCAAAACGGTATTGAGGCGGCAGAGCTGTGCGATCCCTTTCTGGGCCTCTGGCAATTTCTGTCTTTGCTAGCTTACAGCACCTCTGGGGAGGCCCTTTTACCAAATCGAGGAAGCGTCAAGGGAGCTGAACTAACACGAGACGGAAAAAATTGATCTGATTAACAGCGGAAGCCTCGGGTGTCTTTCCACTGACAGGAATGCCGTCGGCATTGAGAGACATCAGAGAGAGTAGACGGTCCACCACTGACAACCACGACACGATGTCCCAAAAGTAAAATTGATGTCCGTCCCTCTGTTCAGCGGGGACATACCATTGATAGCACCGGAACACCATGGCGGGACTCGTTTATATCTCTTCATGTGTCCAGCAACCGTGAAGCAATTTGAACTTGGCTTAACGCGCAAAATTAACTGCGAAGAAGTGTTGATTCCGGGTTCACTCGTGTCTCACAGTCTTCGTAAGCCCCCGTCTCACGGCGGGTGATTGATTTATTCTGCAAAATTCGATTTGCTACGCACAAGCCGGTTCTTCGCTGCGTGTGTTACGCATATCATGCTGACAAGTGGACACTTGCAGAAAGGCACCCAAAGTTACCCATAGCGCAGCTTTTGGAGAACTCTGTAAAACAACTGTTCTTTTTCACGGACATTCGGACTACAACTTAAACAACATGCCTtactgctgctgctgctgctgcgtctcgTTTCCGAGAAACTCGGGACCACAAAACAGCGTGATTCATCCACTGAGACGGCTTACAGAATGACTAATAAAGTGGTTGGGGTGTAGGAGAAAGCGTCTCCTGACccctgaagagaagagatgaGAGGAAGTGTCAGTTGTGAGTTCCATTTCTCCACAGGATCGAACAGCGACACAGGGGGAAGGCTTGTATCATGTGGCCTTCTGTGCTAGGTAAATGCTAGCCCTCACCAAATACGCGAACGCACCGTCATCCGAAACATTCATTCACGTGTGCGCACGTTTATAAACTTGCCTGCACTTGAACGAACGATTTCATCGAGAACTGCGAGAGatagaaaaacgaaaaccgCGTTTGTTTACGCATGAGGCACCCTGACTTAGTGTCTTCCATGGTCTGTTGAGTTCGACGTCCTgtcagagaagcagcgcggTAATGGACACATTAGGCAGTGAAACTGGCTCGTTTCTATTTGCCGCTGACCAAAATGACATGATGCTTGGCGCCAACAAACAGGCCCCACCGCTTGTTTGTGGCGAAAGCAGCTAGAGCGGCTGGGCTGTCCTATATTGCAGATGAAATTTTATCTCCGCCGATTGCTGGAGACTCAAACGTCTCAATCAACGAAAAGAGGTATAACGGCTTGAGCGTGCACACAGAAACAGtaccttctcttcttcggggaaacgaagaaaagcacgtcgagacagagagccgTTATATAATAGTGTAACGGAAAAACCCAAGGCCAGCCAGTTTACTGCATGTATGGGGACCATGGAGAGAATTGATATGGCACATGGTATCACATTATTTCCGCGGAAAAGATAAAGAAATAGGGGAGACGCCAAACGTGAAGGCGAGAAGCCTCGTCATATCATCCACACGTAAAGCATTGGCGACAAAGGACGAGCTGAAATATTGGGAGGTGGGGCAACAACCACGTCTCTTGATCATGAGAAGCAACAATACAGGCTATTCTTTGCTTGGCACCGCCCTGTCTGCTTttgaacgaaggagacaaggacgCCGATATGCGATACACACGCGAGCACGTGAGGCGACGACTGGATATGTGGGCGAGGGACACGGAGTCAGTGGATTCCgtcggaggcagaggcgaagaagggaatTCGACCTGGAGTTGTTCTAGAAGCAGGCAAATTGAGGAGGAAATGTATtttgttcttttctgttttttttcattcCGGTGTCGCTGTCTGTGGAGGCACATGGCAGCAAAGACGGAATctgtttttttgtttttttatcGCCACTGTGGCTGTTGTTGGGAAGACGAAAGGTGAGGGTTGAACGGTGATACAAACTTGGGGCGCCGAAGAGGAGTCAAAGCTGGAGAACAGGGCCAGtaacagagagacggcggtGGCTCTAttcgagggagacggaggcaCGGAAACTAATTCGGACTTCCCTGTTTCTGACGGCTAGAAACGAGAAAGCTGAAATGCGAtagagacgcgaagaggctTTGCCTGAGGTGACGCTTGGGgtgaggcgaagagaagcgacgaatgGATATGACGGACGGGGACAGACAGTCGGCGGTGGACCGGTTGAAAGGAGgcggaggacgagaaagggATTCGACCTTGACTTGTTCTGGAGGCAGGGTCGCAGGGAGATGaatttttttctttttcttcgttttttttattccgtcttcgctgtctggaGGCGCGAGGCAGCGGACCCGGATCAggtttgttttttcgtttttttcatgGCAACTTTGGCTGTTTATGGTGGcacgaaagaagagcggtTGAAGTGtcgtggagacgcgaagaggctCCGGCCGTGAtgacgccgaagaagaagcacatCTGCAGGAAGAGAGTCTCTCGCGAGGGAGTGAAGGAGCAGCTGGTTGACGGCATGTTCAATAGCCTAGGCAGGCCATATGTGATTGCCTTGAGTGCACTTGGAGATCCGGTAGCGTCATTTTTGGACGACGAAAGCCTTGTTGT includes these proteins:
- a CDS encoding hypothetical protein (encoded by transcript TGME49_287260) — encoded protein: MNVLGDRSSADPPVPSPEPSCEASFPHDSAVFPHVPGLGTYASHNGDQDASLLSVADTPENHLESCTGVTSPAPSADKTNRRKQACSNACTRLQGSIDRSSLPSPTHGDAPSPFCSWLASPSVQCGKNCGRIRGHCVHTNAETLPILDGQPEEIRAFLRLLFPFASALVSALVGQNNASEGEFSPFPSVAVIQLFGNAVSGPAGGSASTEGKRSSSRGFEALAPSGDNPVLRASSLMSELHQRFVHLVADSSFPRSSPMSGHTCGAEDEAAAPRDFHANRDHGDYSHCIFHHPTEHMRFLRETEFLCREVQEREFQLGSQTSGESSDESGTDSLSECGEAEGPAPKVQSYNLPGYSPGEVSVHPSGSGTFVDENDLESKKEGGGHRARAGSPREFHSSLACDTVPRKAKSPKAFRSTVQRLLLRQWRRKRRERQVLGRLARAVSLCCALRSSPTAFSAFLLLILASPADYQDTFFQALASWWRLCDQAQSVGVAADALESAAASFATVSAMPGSPDEARDLLTQVASASCGGLSNTGDEEHAEGGPAARIVGDGSHGQELEHEEWRVNLDPSVGEEDREREADKVTHVRCRCCRFTTLSWAECVEYVRGFLGSLIPFLLWIYTSRCLLPPHKLCVLHNFLVGFEVSCILSQPPQQQDGRGETGADPSRSEASLEAVESALRSPLFLSDPPDNLSGLEDFLLLLAAEPSTLGSRGASSAKKGSFIGSPVSPLASGPPLVSLGAAVAAPAPYAVLNISSSRGSDFGQLLVSSSAAVPTAASSTRSSLLNGALFPWTTADPTLDLARDTNLETQAGSAAYRTAAAVFSAQQQASEDFVKILTGRWQQSPQFQQTPTKADLDVQRMVDGRGIRGDSTGAAESKTEGDHNPAEGNRLCFSRDMQPPRTSYSSTHTSNGRNAVPGPALCCLRTDNDQEEKETGGASWVEGTLGTLEITELGGEEARIIGLDLPRDPEQRHESMTSQRPDDRDSNLVLFREAVGPPLSRVNTERQQDLLARCLATFSFYSDICASVEERVVEGFFVASGHGGADDGSCELQGPSNGGCGRSKFGAKGRSSSAYGRRTASGSETAGEKHGVDGGLLRVAAAASQREEDIFLSVQEHVDVVTAAFLSSISQYDAFEAISLHHALPQPILPLLYEMCEPPEGGSSPDEAVCGNPDLVATEAESQGVCSLSGSSAGCACGGCRQDAVDAAQDSGRNGKQSQCSGESEAARLRTSRIIEAALFGGVPRKSLSAVVSNFQSSARNGLKKDSHLSADSQPGQPFTCLSTLWTMDEVLQQTVDPWSTGRVRMPVSESLMLQIASTLGRRLFSREQRTAAASVSAGCSFAWRSRVGGKGMRSANSAKSEKAWDPHDEHELGECREDRAWQDVVRPAIREQRLVVRDLFLGLKTKSRLSSAVASVSTGASLAVGVDACVQREPVSAINEGEQFNGEALSKSEILRLLLLHKTHHFSCACRSEGAWICQQLRILSSRHYAEVFGFLAGDAFLANEGEMEATQWENEDALPSWAWVSIREQLVRRHLICALQLAQHRSEAEMCFRSYWIFSALRSTMENTL
- a CDS encoding hypothetical protein (encoded by transcript TGME49_287250~Signal peptide predicted by SignalP 2.0 HMM (probability 1.000) with cleavage site probability 0.816 at residue 24); the encoded protein is MTRSRVLCSVALLASTQLLSWAQADDPVVSVEELIRSEEPGTISASSAGDYGLIEDPEDTREMSHHRRYSYPASYVLPSPVYYPRSHYYPRYLVNQKAFKEDDMQTVDDQEEMSPVAPPAGERDLSHRRHHSPAPYGYYYSPAEYYTPKHYVGSPYPRYLKEARRAAVVDKSAAAQSKFMAASRKVRNMGHRRYGYYHVPLPYYSSYYGYRNSPYGYVRYLY